Part of the Vulpes vulpes isolate BD-2025 chromosome 13, VulVul3, whole genome shotgun sequence genome, tgtctggggggcagggagtgagggaaggaagaGCTTGAGATGGCTGGGGTCAACCAAGACTGACATGCAAGCCCAACACACAAGCAGCCTAGCTTTTCTACGTGTGTGCCGCCTGCCTGTGCGCCACGGAATTGTGCGTGCCCATGCACGAGGTCTCCACACACGCGTCTGTGAGGTCAGGTCCTGTCCGACTGTCCGTGGGGAGGCCCGGCAGCGGCAGGAAAGCATGCCAGGAGAGGGAAGGGATCCCTGCCACACtcacccttcccttcccctgtcactaccctgggtgggggggggatgctgAGGGAGGGACGGAGGAAATCCGGGCCCGGGTCTGGGAGTCGCGGAGGCCTGCGCCGTTTCTGTGGCAACCGAAGCGTACGTTCCCCTCTCCCCCGCCCTTCGGTGTGGAGGCAGGCGGGCTTCCGTGAGCCTTTGCTGCCCTCTGGTGGCCCCGGGAGAAGGACGGGACATGGCGTGGGCCGGGAAGGCCCGCGTGGGGCTGGCGGCAGTGGGACGAGGGCGGGCGTCTGACCCGCTTCCTCTCCCCCGCAGCCTGCGACGAGAGGGCTACACGGTGCAGGTGAACGTCAACGACTACCTGGACATTTACTGTCCTCACTACAATGGCTCGGGGGTGGGCCCcggggcgggcccgggccccgggggcggggcggagcaGTACGTGCTGTACATGGTGAGCCACGCCGGCTACCGCACCTGCAACGCCAGCCAAGGCTTCAAGCGCTGGGAGTGCAACCGCCCGCACGCCCCCCACAGTCCCATCAAGTTCTCGGAGAAGTTCCAGCGCTACAGCGCCTTCTCGCTGGGCTACGAGTTCCACGCCGGCCACGAGTACTACTACATCTGTGAGTGACGgccgggggtggggcggggacgTGAGTGACTGGAGGTCTGGGGCCGAGGGGGCGGGACTGGGGCGGGGCCGAAGGGTGAGTGACAGAAGGACTGGGCAAGAGGGGGCCGGAGGGGCGTGGCCTGGGGAGAGTGACAAGAGGACTGGGCCCGAGGgtgcggggctggggcggggccagGAGTGAATGATAGGCCTGGGACCCGAGGAGCGGGGCGGGGTCTAAGGATGTCCgtgagggccgggggtggggccaggggcgggggctAATAGTTtgtgagggcagggggtgggacgGGGGTGGGGCCTAAAGGAAGGAGAGAGCCTGGGGTTGGGGTctcgggggccggggcggggcctaCAGCGCGTCCGCGAGAGCGGGCCagtgggtggggcgggggtggggccaAGGTTCCGGGAGGGCCGGGTAGAGGTGGGCCAAAAGGCTAGCGTGGTGGGAGTGCAGGCCCGATAGTGGGGCCCGCGTCCCTGCACGTGACACTGGGGTGCGGCCTCGGGGCTCCGGCTCCGGACGGGGTTGGTGACAGTCCGACCCCCGCGGGGTCGCGGGGTCACGGCTTCGGTGAGGGATGTTCCGGGACTGGAGCTCGAGGCTCAGGGTCCCTTGAGGGCTGGCGGCGGAGCCCCGTGACCCGTGTCCAGGGTGGGGATCCTGCCAGACGCGTAGGGGCGTGACCTCCAAGAGCGCCGCTCAGGCCCCGTCTCGTCCCCAGCCACGCCCACCCACAGCCTGCACTGGAAGTGCCTGCGGATGAAGGTGTTCGTCTGCTGCGCCTCCAGTGAGTCCCCTCGGCGCCCGGCCGCGACCCCGTTCTCGGCTCCCTGCTTCGGGGCTCCCCTGGCTcccgggggcggtgggggggtgcAGGAGCGGGGACTTACTCCCCAGCCGTAGCGGGGGTGGGCGGGTCCTGGCCCTGACTGTCCCCCCCTCCTGTCTCCCACCCGCACCCCGCCCCGCAGCATCGCACTCCGGGGAGAAGCcggcccccaccctcccccagttCACCATGGGTCCCCAAGTGAAGATCAACGTGCTGGGTGAGTCTGCGCAGCGCCCTCTGGTGGCCACTGCTGGaaccgcagccccctccccggtgCCTGCTCACCTCGCATGCCTCCCCGGGGCACGgatccctccccatccccacccccgccccgtggGTGGTCCCGTCCTGGCtccgctgctgctgccgccgccgcgtGCCCCACCCGCGCGCGCAGCCCAGCCCTCACCACCCTCTCTGTTCATCTGCCCGCAGAGGACtttgagggagagaatccccaggTGCCCAAGCTGGAGAAAAGCATCAGCGGGACGAGCCCCAAGCGGGAACACCTGCCCCTGGCGGTGGGCATCGCCTTCTTCCTCATGACGCTCTTGGCCTCCTAactctgccccctccctcagcTGGGAGACGTGGGGCTGGCAAAGGGTGGGGAGACTCTGTCTGGCCTCTCCGAGGGAAGCCTGGGTGTGGGGCTAGACCCCTTCTCCGATGGCTGGGAGTGTGGTCTGCAGCATACATCCGTGCCCATCCCCTTCGCCCTCTCGCTCCCCATGTAGGGCACAGTAGTGGGCCAGACACAAGGACGGCCACGGTCCCGGGTGGCCTTCTGGCTCCGGTACCTTTCCCTGGTACCCTCCCTTGTTGTCACCACCAGAGACCTAGAGAGCCAGTCCAAGTGTGGGAGGCACCCCCATCATCTCTTCTAGGGGTGGACACAGGGAGAGGACTAGATGGGCGAGGGGGTGGCAGCACCTACTGCCCCCTTTCCCCTGTTTACAGCAATAAGCACGTCCTCCTCCCACTCCCGCTCCCAGGATTTCAGTTTGGATTGGATCCAAGTTTACAAGCAGACACccctggggggggcgggcaggggacaAGGTGACAAAGGGTGGGCATTGGGGTGCCGGCAGGCATGTACAGActctatatctctatatataaTGTACAGATGGACagactccctctctccccaaccccctgccctccttGACCTCCTTTCCAGCTTCAGACCCCTTCCCCACCAGGCTAGGCCCCCCCACCGGGGGACCCCCTGGCCCCTCTTTTGTCTTCTGTGAAGACAAGACCTATGCAACGCACAGACACTTTTGGAGACCGTGAGACAACGACGCCCtgtcccctccagcccccagccaggACCCAAACCCACAACCTcgccctgccctccctctgtgGCCCCACCCATCCTCCTGGGCCTTTTTCAAGTGCTTTGGCTGTGACTTTCATACTCTGCTCttagtctaaaaaaataaactggagataaaaataacaaagtgtGTGTGATTCCAGGGGCCATTGCCCTTCTGGACACTGGTTATACTCCACAGGTCATGGGGCTGCTGGGGTGGGCTCTGGGGCCCAAGGGTTAACTGAGTGCCATGGGTCTCCCTTGAGGAGGCAACTGTGTGTGGAAGGAGCAACAGGGAGCAGTCACGCAGGCCCGGCTGCCTTTAGGCAAGTCAAGCACCCTCCTCAAAGCTCACATCCTACTCAGAACTTGAGCTGGGCTACACCTGTCTCGGCTGCTATAAGGAAATGGCAGAGGAAGCACCCAGCTCAGGATGGTGtccccttccttcccatcccaCTCTGCAATCAGGGTATTGATTGGGGTCTATGGGCTTCGGGAGGTTGTGAACCTAGATAGGAAGACCATGACATCTTTGTTTTCACTCACCTGTAACTGAAATTAAACATCCTCTTacgaaaaaaaataaaataaaataaaataaataaaataaaataaaataaaataaaataaagtaaaataaaataaaataaaataaataaataaataaaataaacatcctcTTACGGCCTTGGGCAACAAGCCAAAATAGTTTTCAGAGGGCTTGTGTCTTTTTACCCAACAGAAATCACAGATGTTTTCAGGCTGTATTATAGTCTTTGAAGATCTTGCAAAACACCATTTGCTCTCATCACTACTTCGAAAGGACCGTAGTTGTtagactttccttatttttttttatattttatttatttattcatgagagactcagcgaggtagagacacacaggcagagggagaagcaggctccattcagggagcccgatgtgggactcgatcctgggactctgggatcatgccctgagccaaaggcagatgctcaactggtgagccacccaggcatcccagactttccttatttttaatgtgttaataaaGAAGTAGATATATTAcaatacaaaaaaatgtaaatgttttgaTAACTGTTTCCATATAATTGGTTTCCTTTATAATgctttggtaattttattttattcatttatataggttttttttaaagattttattcatttatttgagagagcacgcaacagagagtatgagtgggggtgaggggcagagggagaaagaggctccctgctgagcagagggccctATGtggggtctcaatcccaggactctgggatcaccacccaagctgaaggcagacacttaaccaactgagccacccaggtgcccctatctttaTTCGTTTAAAACACTACAGCCAAAGGGCTGGGAGTCGCAGGTGCTGCAGCCACCCATAGCTCCAACACCCTGTATCCGTCCAGAGAGAAGAGGAGACGGAGGACACAAGACAGGAACTCAGGTGAAGCAGTCACATGCTGCTGTCAGGCTGGATGAGGTCTGGGTTGTACAGGTGGTGCCGTGTGGGGGGTGATgacaggagggagggggtgcCTCGTTACTAAGCTGTTACTAAGCTGTACAcccttgggactccatcccaccgTAGTTCTCTAACTAGCACTGTGGCAGTCCAGGTCCTGGCTGAgggcccctcctctgcccctgtgGCTCTTGTGAGCTGCATCCTAAGAATGAGTCCCTCCTTGGTGGCAGGCACTGGGTCTTCTCCTCACTCTACATTCATAAAATATGGGAAATGGAATTTCAGCTGGACCGTGGAGAGTGGGTAGGTTCCTACTGGCGAAGCAGGGAAAAGTTGGGTAGGAGGCAGTGGGGAAAGAACCAGGGCAGCCAGCGCACTGGGGCTCCGGGGCTCCCCACCCAGAGACAAGACCGCAAAGGTAGGCTCAGCCATTCCCACCATTCCATcaacacttactgagcacctgctgggtgccaggGTCGAGCCTGGGTACTAGGGATGCAAAGACAGTCTCTGCCTCCAAGGAGCTCATAAGTTAGCATGTGTCCCTATGTGAAGAGGGCTCAGTAACACAGATAGGACAGTATAACCCTGTGTCATATGGTTCAATGCCAGGAGGCTGTGGAGATGTGGAGGGAAACATATCCTCATGCCTGGAGGCACAGGGAAGAggctgtgggaggaggggcacaCACAGCTGGGGCCTcactggggagaggggggagggccAAGGCTGCAGGCTTCTCAAATCCCAGGGCCACAGGGGACAGAGGCTGCTGGTACATGGTGACAGGGAGCGCCTAATGGAGGGCGGGGCACGTGGGAGCAGCTTCCATTTAGTGGATCCATTTACTGAGGATCCACTATGTGTTGGGCACTGCGTCCAGCGTTCTCCATGTGATACAAGCACCAAGCCCTTGGAAGCACAGACGGGGAGACTGAGGCTGCATCCCTCGATTAGAGTCACATGGCCTGGCAGGACCGGCATTTGAAGTGGGTCTGTCACCTCGCTCTGACCACTGGAACCTGCTTCCCATGAATCCTGATTGCTCCCTGCCGCCCTCTCTGCTAAAGCCACTCTGAgtctttgcaggaacacctcaaAGGACCTGCAATCTGGATTCGGTGAGCCAGTCTGAACTCCACATTTTAAGGACCTAGCAGCCTCCGTCAGGGGAGgcggtgactcttgatcttggggttgtgagttgggGCCCCATGTCaagtgtagagatgacttaaataaataaaacttaaaaaaacaaaaaacaaaaaaaaacaccaaaggacaggaaaactaaagctcagaaaAGGTGAGTGAGTTGTCAGACGCTGGGACACGGGTGTGCTGAACTCTGTCTCCCGCCATGCTGCCATGCCCCAGAAGAGACTTATGGTGCCCTAGGCACGCAAGGCTGCCATTTGAAACCCCTTAAACCACCCAAGCAGTGAATAAAGAGGAAACAACCCCCCCATGGCTGGGGCTTCAGCGGGGCCTCCTGCCAGGACCCCACCTCAGGCAAGCCTGctagggggaggggggggtgtcaatgcctggcacagggtcCTGCCTAGGGACATCCACGTTGGCACAGTGTCCTGGCTGAGGCAATGCTGAGGGCACAGCAGTGACAGGGCCTGAGGGCAGGGAGGACAAGTGGGAAGGAAGGGGACCCCTGTCCAGACTCGACATCTACTGCTGGGTAGGATAGGGCAAGGGCAGGATATAATACAAAACCAAATATGGGATCTGGGACTGAGTAAGATATTGGGGGACCctcggggtggggaggaggcaacAGGACCACAGCAGGGGCAGGAATGCTGGCCACCGACCCACCTCCTTTCTCTGCTGCACCAGGCACCTGGGAGCCAAAGCCCTGGGCCTGCAGCAGTGAAGCTCAGTG contains:
- the EFNA3 gene encoding ephrin-A3 isoform X3, with protein sequence MTCFRRLRREGYTVQVNVNDYLDIYCPHYNGSGVGPGAGPGPGGGAEQYVLYMVSHAGYRTCNASQGFKRWECNRPHAPHSPIKFSEKFQRYSAFSLGYEFHAGHEYYYISTPTHSLHWKCLRMKVFVCCASTSHSGEKPAPTLPQFTMGPQVKINVLEDFEGENPQVPKLEKSISGTSPKREHLPLAVGIAFFLMTLLAS
- the EFNA3 gene encoding ephrin-A3 isoform X2; its protein translation is MAAAPLLLLLLLVPVPLLPLLAQGPGGALGNRHAVYWNSSNQHLRREGYTVQVNVNDYLDIYCPHYNGSGVGPGAGPGPGGGAEQYVLYMVSHAGYRTCNASQGFKRWECNRPHAPHSPIKFSEKFQRYSAFSLGYEFHAGHEYYYISTPTHSLHWKCLRMKVFVCCASKDFEGENPQVPKLEKSISGTSPKREHLPLAVGIAFFLMTLLAS
- the EFNA3 gene encoding ephrin-A3 isoform X1 — encoded protein: MAAAPLLLLLLLVPVPLLPLLAQGPGGALGNRHAVYWNSSNQHLRREGYTVQVNVNDYLDIYCPHYNGSGVGPGAGPGPGGGAEQYVLYMVSHAGYRTCNASQGFKRWECNRPHAPHSPIKFSEKFQRYSAFSLGYEFHAGHEYYYISTPTHSLHWKCLRMKVFVCCASTSHSGEKPAPTLPQFTMGPQVKINVLEDFEGENPQVPKLEKSISGTSPKREHLPLAVGIAFFLMTLLAS